A part of Paenibacillus sp. 481 genomic DNA contains:
- the ychF gene encoding redox-regulated ATPase YchF, with translation MALKAGIVGLPNVGKSTLFNAITQAGAESANYPFCTIDPNVGVVEVPDERLTKLTELVVPNRTVPTAFEFVDIAGLVRGASKGEGLGNKFLAHIREVDAIVHVVRCFEDENITHVDGKVNPISDIQTINLELILADLDSVEKRLDRSKKSLKSGDKKILAEVEVLERLKAALYDDMPARSLELSEDEKLTVRDLHLLTMKPVLYAANVSEDGVTDADNNPYVQQVREFAAAENAAVVPISAKVEAEIAELEGEDKAMFLEELGLEASGLDRLINAAYSLLGLYTYFTAGVQEVRAWTIRKGMKAPQAAGVIHTDFERGFIRAEVVSYNDLVAGGSMNVVKEQGKLRLEGKEYVVQDGDVMHFRFNV, from the coding sequence ATGGCATTGAAAGCTGGTATCGTTGGATTGCCGAACGTAGGTAAATCCACATTATTCAACGCAATTACGCAAGCAGGTGCAGAATCTGCTAACTACCCATTCTGTACGATTGACCCGAACGTCGGTGTCGTAGAAGTTCCGGACGAGCGTTTGACGAAGCTTACTGAACTTGTTGTTCCTAACCGCACGGTTCCAACTGCATTTGAATTTGTTGATATTGCAGGTTTGGTTCGCGGCGCGAGCAAAGGCGAAGGCTTGGGCAACAAATTCCTTGCTCATATTCGTGAAGTTGATGCGATTGTGCACGTTGTACGTTGTTTTGAAGATGAGAACATTACGCACGTTGACGGCAAAGTCAACCCGATTAGCGATATTCAAACGATCAACCTTGAGCTTATCTTGGCCGATTTGGATTCAGTCGAGAAGCGTTTGGATCGTTCTAAAAAAAGCTTGAAGAGCGGCGACAAGAAAATCTTAGCTGAAGTTGAAGTGTTGGAGCGCTTGAAGGCAGCTCTGTATGACGACATGCCAGCACGCAGCTTGGAGTTGAGCGAAGATGAGAAGCTGACTGTTCGCGATTTGCATTTGTTGACGATGAAGCCTGTATTGTATGCGGCGAACGTTAGCGAAGATGGCGTAACAGATGCGGACAACAATCCGTATGTACAGCAAGTTCGTGAGTTTGCAGCTGCTGAAAATGCGGCAGTAGTACCTATTAGCGCGAAGGTAGAAGCTGAAATTGCTGAGCTTGAAGGCGAAGACAAAGCGATGTTCCTTGAGGAGCTTGGTTTGGAAGCTTCAGGTCTAGACCGTTTGATCAATGCGGCATACAGCTTGCTTGGCTTGTACACGTACTTCACTGCTGGTGTTCAAGAAGTTCGCGCGTGGACAATTCGTAAGGGCATGAAAGCGCCGCAAGCAGCTGGTGTTATTCATACTGATTTTGAACGCGGCTTTATTCGCGCAGAAGTTGTATCCTACAACGATTTAGTTGCAGGTGGCTCGATGAACGTGGTTAAAGAGCAAGGCAAGTTGCGTTTGGAAGGTAAAGAATACGTGGTGCAGGACGGCGATGTTATGCACTTCCGTTTTAACGTTTAA
- the prfA gene encoding peptide chain release factor 1, whose product MIDRLQSLADRYDKLSELLCDPDVASDPKKLRDYSKEQSDLQPAYEAFMEYKTVSSELEAAKAMMQEKLDDEMREMVKMEIEELQEREKELQERVRILLLPKDPNDDKNVVVEIRGAAGGDEAALFAADLYRMYTRYADSQGWRTELMEANISDLGGFKEVIFMISGKGAYSKLKYESGAHRVQRIPATESGGRIHTSTSTVGVMPEIDEIEVEISDKDIRIDTFCSSGAGGQSVNTTKSAVRVTHIPTGIMATCQDGKSQNDNKAKALQVLRARIFDIKRQEEEAKYAGERKSKVGTGDRSERIRTYNYPQSRITDHRIGLTLHKLDQVMNGDMEEIVQALTMTEQAELLERENLA is encoded by the coding sequence ATGATAGACCGTTTGCAATCCCTAGCGGATCGTTATGACAAATTGAGTGAGCTATTGTGCGATCCCGACGTAGCGAGTGATCCTAAAAAATTGCGCGACTACTCGAAAGAGCAGTCTGACCTACAACCGGCGTACGAAGCTTTTATGGAATATAAGACCGTGTCTAGTGAGCTTGAAGCAGCGAAAGCTATGATGCAAGAGAAGCTGGACGATGAAATGCGTGAAATGGTAAAAATGGAAATCGAAGAGCTGCAAGAGCGTGAAAAAGAGTTGCAGGAACGCGTTCGTATTTTGCTGTTGCCTAAAGATCCTAACGACGATAAGAACGTTGTCGTTGAGATTCGTGGCGCAGCAGGTGGCGACGAGGCAGCGTTGTTTGCGGCTGATTTGTACCGCATGTATACGCGTTATGCAGACTCCCAAGGCTGGCGTACGGAGCTGATGGAAGCGAACATCAGCGACTTGGGCGGCTTCAAGGAAGTTATTTTCATGATTAGCGGCAAAGGCGCGTACAGTAAGTTGAAGTACGAGAGCGGCGCGCACCGCGTTCAGCGTATTCCAGCAACAGAATCGGGCGGTCGTATTCATACGTCCACATCGACGGTTGGGGTTATGCCGGAAATTGATGAGATCGAAGTTGAAATTTCAGATAAAGATATTCGTATTGATACGTTCTGTTCCTCTGGTGCAGGCGGACAGTCTGTTAATACGACGAAGTCGGCGGTACGTGTTACACATATTCCGACAGGTATCATGGCGACATGTCAAGACGGCAAGTCGCAGAACGATAACAAAGCGAAGGCGTTGCAAGTACTTCGTGCCCGTATTTTTGACATTAAACGTCAAGAAGAAGAGGCGAAGTATGCGGGCGAGCGCAAGAGTAAAGTTGGTACGGGAGATCGCTCTGAGCGCATTCGTACGTACAACTATCCACAAAGCCGTATAACGGATCACCGTATCGGTTTGACCTTGCACAAGCTGGATCAAGTCATGAATGGCGATATGGAAGAGATCGTGCAGGCGTTGACAATGACGGAGCAAGCAGAGTTGTTGGAGCGTGAGAATTTAGCATGA
- the prmC gene encoding peptide chain release factor N(5)-glutamine methyltransferase: MSRQSDGLNGAGPQGHDRFCLALPLTIREAWVQASSFLSANGVDDAAHHAELLLRHVLRMERTEYLVRLMDEFPEANEAGALYEEAIARRALGEPTQYIIGEQYFYGLPFAVTSDVLIPRPETELLVEALLEEAGCLWQDDATLAVADIGTGSGAIACTLAHERPAWRVTAADISPAALVVARRNAKSLGVAERMLWQQGDLLEPFAGKRLDILVSNPPYIPAEDIAGLMREVRDHEPRSALDGGPDGLDPYRRLVAMLSLLAEQPRLIGFEVGQGQARDVAAMLEAAGYNARLRIVEDLAGIERHVIGVRA, from the coding sequence ATGAGTAGACAAAGCGACGGGTTGAATGGTGCGGGACCGCAAGGTCATGACCGCTTCTGCCTCGCTTTGCCGTTAACGATAAGGGAAGCCTGGGTACAGGCTTCTTCTTTTTTATCGGCGAACGGGGTAGACGATGCGGCGCATCATGCTGAGCTGCTGCTGCGTCATGTGCTGCGCATGGAGCGGACGGAATATTTGGTTCGCCTGATGGATGAGTTCCCTGAAGCAAATGAGGCAGGTGCATTGTACGAGGAAGCCATAGCACGGCGGGCGCTTGGTGAGCCGACGCAATATATTATCGGAGAGCAATATTTTTATGGCTTGCCGTTTGCGGTTACATCGGACGTGCTTATTCCGCGTCCAGAGACTGAACTGCTCGTCGAGGCGCTGCTCGAAGAAGCAGGCTGTCTGTGGCAGGATGATGCGACGCTTGCCGTGGCTGATATCGGCACGGGCAGTGGTGCTATCGCCTGTACGCTTGCGCATGAGCGTCCAGCATGGCGGGTGACCGCCGCCGACATTTCACCTGCGGCGCTTGTAGTCGCACGGCGCAATGCCAAGTCGCTTGGCGTAGCAGAGCGTATGCTGTGGCAGCAGGGCGACCTGCTAGAGCCATTCGCAGGCAAGCGGTTGGACATTCTTGTGTCCAACCCACCTTATATCCCTGCGGAGGACATTGCAGGGCTTATGCGCGAGGTGCGCGATCATGAGCCGCGCTCGGCGCTGGACGGCGGGCCGGACGGGCTAGACCCTTACCGCCGACTTGTTGCCATGCTATCCCTGTTAGCCGAGCAGCCGCGTTTAATCGGCTTTGAGGTTGGCCAAGGGCAAGCTCGTGATGTGGCAGCTATGCTCGAAGCTGCGGGCTACAACGCCCGCCTGCGCATCGTGGAGGACTTAGCGGGCATAGAACGGCACGTTATCGGCGTGCGGGCTTAA
- a CDS encoding stage II sporulation protein R, whose translation MNLRVFVLGLAVITLVTGTVMSWEQSRMQAAEARTTITTKASAVTTTSNITTTSTTATTVNSTVIPEDAIRLRILANSDRAQDQIIKRAVRDRIVEVMNGWLAADDSQGQAKQPQTRAEARELITANMEQLDEAASEVLQSYNVSYTAKLELKVVPFPAKWYGGQAYPAGDYEALRITLGTGEGQNWWCVLFPPLCFIDGDTAQAKSSESEQTNNNKSESATAKESDSASNGSHNADNFDHSNNSGQTQEVRFFLWDLIASFFTLVGDLLKALFG comes from the coding sequence ATGAACTTACGTGTATTCGTGCTCGGTTTAGCTGTTATTACATTAGTGACGGGAACCGTGATGAGTTGGGAACAAAGCCGCATGCAAGCGGCTGAAGCAAGAACGACAATAACCACAAAGGCATCAGCAGTAACAACGACTTCAAATATAACAACCACATCCACAACAGCAACGACTGTCAATTCGACCGTTATTCCCGAGGATGCGATCCGACTTCGTATTTTGGCTAACTCTGATCGTGCACAAGACCAAATCATCAAACGTGCGGTAAGAGACCGCATCGTAGAAGTGATGAACGGTTGGTTAGCCGCAGATGACAGTCAAGGACAAGCCAAACAGCCACAAACGCGTGCAGAAGCCCGCGAACTCATAACTGCAAATATGGAGCAGCTCGATGAAGCTGCCAGCGAAGTATTGCAATCATACAACGTATCTTATACCGCAAAGTTAGAACTGAAAGTCGTACCTTTTCCGGCAAAATGGTATGGAGGACAAGCCTATCCTGCCGGTGACTACGAGGCGCTACGTATAACGTTAGGCACTGGTGAAGGTCAGAACTGGTGGTGCGTACTATTTCCTCCACTCTGTTTCATAGATGGGGACACTGCGCAAGCGAAGAGCAGTGAATCCGAGCAGACGAACAACAACAAATCCGAATCTGCAACAGCAAAAGAGAGCGACTCCGCTTCTAATGGTTCACATAACGCTGATAACTTTGATCATTCTAATAACTCTGGTCAAACGCAAGAAGTTCGATTTTTTCTGTGGGATCTTATCGCTTCCTTTTTCACCCTAGTAGGCGACTTGTTGAAAGCGTTGTTTGGATAA
- a CDS encoding L-threonylcarbamoyladenylate synthase — translation MNEQNEQHTQHGQAAHVRSEQLGLKKGEASTTRWWHIADASNVSNAPTTPTISTTEQGAMLREAAAMLAAGQTVAFPTETVYGLGADARNTAAVERIFAAKGRPSDNPLIVHIAEQAQLDALVMPYGDTARRLMKRFWPGPLTIVLPVRPDSLSPRVTAGLDTVGVRMPAHEIALALIAAAGCPVAAPSANRSGRPSPTKAEHVRDDLDGLIGGIVDGGTTGVGLESTVVELIGDRVHVLRPGGITVDMLREVVAVVTVDPAVDPAGDMVRGSEWASGTQADHGNDAAPRSPGMKYAHYAPKGTMQLVQGRDTDQVSTWIQHALDEAKHRGETTGVLAFNETVSRYQADSVVSLGSLAHLEEAAQRLYDALRSFDEAGASVIYAEACPSEGIGMAVMNRLVKAAGHRVIQL, via the coding sequence ATGAACGAACAGAATGAGCAGCATACGCAGCACGGGCAAGCGGCGCACGTCCGAAGTGAGCAGTTAGGGTTGAAAAAAGGAGAAGCGAGTACGACACGTTGGTGGCATATAGCCGATGCTTCTAATGTTTCCAATGCCCCTACTACGCCTACTATTTCTACTACTGAGCAGGGTGCGATGCTGCGAGAAGCGGCTGCTATGTTGGCAGCTGGACAGACAGTAGCCTTCCCAACGGAAACGGTGTACGGGCTAGGTGCAGATGCTCGCAATACCGCTGCTGTGGAACGTATTTTTGCAGCTAAAGGACGTCCATCAGACAATCCGCTTATCGTTCACATTGCCGAGCAAGCCCAGCTTGACGCGCTGGTCATGCCTTATGGAGATACAGCACGTCGCTTGATGAAGCGCTTTTGGCCTGGGCCGCTCACCATCGTCCTTCCCGTTCGCCCGGATTCATTATCACCGCGCGTAACGGCTGGCTTGGACACGGTAGGTGTGCGCATGCCTGCACATGAGATTGCCCTTGCTTTAATCGCAGCAGCGGGCTGCCCTGTTGCTGCACCGAGTGCAAACCGCTCCGGCAGACCAAGTCCAACCAAAGCCGAGCATGTCCGTGACGATTTAGACGGCCTCATCGGCGGCATCGTTGACGGTGGGACTACAGGTGTTGGACTGGAGTCCACCGTTGTAGAGCTTATTGGCGATCGTGTGCACGTGCTGCGTCCAGGTGGAATTACCGTAGATATGCTGCGTGAAGTAGTAGCCGTCGTCACGGTCGATCCAGCAGTAGATCCTGCGGGAGATATGGTGCGAGGTTCTGAATGGGCATCCGGTACACAAGCGGATCATGGAAACGATGCGGCCCCCCGTTCCCCGGGAATGAAATATGCACATTACGCCCCTAAGGGTACCATGCAGCTCGTGCAAGGCCGCGATACGGATCAAGTCTCGACATGGATACAACATGCACTAGACGAGGCAAAGCATCGCGGTGAGACGACGGGAGTGCTTGCTTTCAACGAAACCGTATCCCGTTATCAGGCCGACTCTGTCGTCTCGTTAGGAAGCTTAGCCCACTTAGAAGAAGCGGCGCAGCGTCTGTACGATGCGTTACGCAGCTTTGACGAAGCAGGGGCCTCCGTTATTTATGCAGAAGCATGTCCTTCTGAAGGAATCGGTATGGCTGTCATGAACCGCCTGGTGAAGGCGGCAGGGCATCGAGTCATCCAACTATAA
- a CDS encoding manganese efflux pump MntP → MWETIESAGQWTTIIIMAVALGFDAFSLCLGIGMRGVRHIYALRVSFVIGMFHILMPLIGILTGVYMTAVLGNMTTFAAGGLLIMLGIHMLYSSLKGSSSDWIDISTLGGMFLFAASVSVDAFSVGVSLGLYRSDLWLTICAFGLFGGLMSVLGLMLGNRIGQRLGEYGEAAGGAILLAFGVLFLFPS, encoded by the coding sequence ATGTGGGAGACGATCGAGTCGGCGGGACAGTGGACAACGATAATCATTATGGCTGTTGCGCTTGGATTCGATGCTTTTTCACTCTGCTTAGGCATCGGGATGAGAGGAGTACGGCACATATATGCTCTTCGAGTTAGCTTCGTTATAGGCATGTTTCACATATTAATGCCGTTAATTGGTATCCTTACAGGTGTGTATATGACAGCTGTGCTCGGGAACATGACTACCTTTGCCGCAGGCGGCTTGCTCATCATGCTCGGGATTCATATGCTATATAGCTCTTTAAAAGGTTCTTCATCGGATTGGATTGATATTAGTACGCTCGGAGGCATGTTTCTTTTCGCTGCCAGCGTTTCCGTAGATGCTTTTTCCGTGGGTGTGTCATTAGGGCTTTACCGTTCCGATCTATGGTTGACGATCTGTGCCTTTGGTTTGTTTGGTGGCTTGATGTCTGTGCTTGGATTAATGCTTGGCAATCGCATCGGACAGCGGCTAGGTGAATATGGTGAGGCAGCGGGCGGTGCTATTTTGTTAGCCTTTGGTGTCTTGTTTTTGTTTCCCTCTTGA
- a CDS encoding low molecular weight protein arginine phosphatase yields MNRILFVCTGNTCRSPMAESLLRKLAQERGIEVEVKSAGVAAWNGTSMSEHAAQVLKQYDASNDSFQSTSVNQEDIQWADLVLTLTVGHKQQVLYQFPEMTDKTYTLKEYVLDHKQAEQAQQALQALIADLQLKLSLGTQPTEEERAQLIELQRQCPNLDISDPFGGSLEQYQATAAEIRAMVELLLDKLAKK; encoded by the coding sequence ATGAATCGAATATTGTTTGTCTGCACCGGAAATACGTGTCGCAGCCCGATGGCGGAATCATTATTGCGCAAGCTGGCGCAGGAACGTGGTATTGAGGTGGAAGTGAAATCAGCAGGCGTGGCCGCTTGGAACGGCACTTCGATGTCGGAGCATGCTGCTCAAGTACTTAAGCAGTATGATGCTTCCAATGATTCTTTTCAATCCACGAGTGTGAATCAAGAAGATATTCAGTGGGCTGATTTAGTACTGACCTTAACAGTAGGACACAAGCAGCAAGTGCTGTATCAATTTCCAGAAATGACGGACAAGACGTATACCTTAAAGGAATACGTCTTAGATCATAAACAGGCAGAGCAAGCACAACAAGCGTTGCAGGCGCTAATTGCTGATTTGCAATTAAAGTTATCGCTTGGCACACAGCCAACAGAAGAAGAGCGGGCACAACTGATTGAATTGCAGCGACAGTGTCCCAATTTAGATATTTCGGATCCTTTTGGCGGCTCGCTTGAACAGTATCAAGCAACAGCTGCGGAAATTCGAGCGATGGTCGAATTATTGTTAGATAAGCTTGCGAAAAAATAA
- the rpiB gene encoding ribose 5-phosphate isomerase B, with amino-acid sequence MKVAIGADHGGVRLKNDIIAVIQELGHEVIDVGCNCSDSVDYPDYALPVAEMVAKGEADRGILLCGTGIGMSIAANKVPGIRCALVHDLFSAQATRDHNDTNMLAMGERVVGPGLAQEIARVWLSTEFSQGERHMGRLRKVSEIEQKYISTT; translated from the coding sequence ATGAAAGTTGCAATTGGAGCAGACCACGGTGGCGTGCGTCTGAAAAATGATATTATCGCTGTTATTCAGGAGCTTGGACATGAGGTTATCGATGTGGGATGCAATTGTTCCGATTCCGTAGACTACCCGGATTATGCTTTACCTGTAGCTGAAATGGTTGCAAAAGGTGAGGCAGACCGTGGCATTTTGCTATGCGGTACAGGCATTGGTATGTCGATCGCAGCCAACAAAGTGCCAGGTATTCGCTGCGCACTTGTACATGATTTATTTTCCGCGCAAGCGACGCGTGATCATAACGATACGAACATGCTGGCGATGGGCGAGCGTGTCGTCGGTCCAGGACTGGCGCAAGAAATCGCGCGTGTCTGGTTATCGACAGAATTTAGCCAAGGTGAACGCCATATGGGTCGCCTTCGTAAAGTGTCGGAAATCGAACAGAAGTACATTTCCACAACATAA
- a CDS encoding TIGR01440 family protein: MNDNNSSIDHVENELKRSRDAQSAERVEQVTAAAERAARTLVEAAELKSGQIVVIGCSTSEIIGRRIGTSGAIEIAQQLLAGFDVLRTEYGLHVAYQCCEHLNRALVVERRTLDMYRLEEVAAVPVPKAGGSMAASAYLHLPDACLAESISAHAGIDIGETLIGMHLRHVAVPLRTEVRFIGEARVAMARTRPKLIGGERAVYQLPQDAAGNCE; this comes from the coding sequence ATGAATGATAACAACAGCAGCATTGACCATGTTGAAAATGAGCTTAAGCGTTCCCGTGATGCACAATCCGCTGAGCGTGTTGAGCAAGTGACAGCAGCAGCGGAACGTGCAGCACGAACGCTTGTAGAGGCGGCTGAGCTAAAGTCCGGCCAAATCGTCGTCATCGGATGCAGTACGAGTGAAATCATCGGCCGTCGCATAGGAACGTCAGGAGCTATCGAGATCGCACAGCAACTGCTGGCAGGCTTCGATGTACTGCGCACGGAATATGGGCTCCATGTCGCATATCAATGCTGCGAGCATTTGAACCGTGCATTAGTCGTAGAGCGGCGGACATTGGACATGTACCGCCTCGAAGAGGTGGCAGCAGTTCCGGTGCCGAAAGCGGGTGGCTCTATGGCTGCAAGTGCATACCTGCACTTGCCAGATGCTTGTCTGGCGGAGTCTATTTCCGCACATGCGGGCATTGACATCGGGGAGACGCTTATTGGCATGCACTTGCGTCACGTTGCCGTACCATTGCGTACTGAGGTGCGCTTTATTGGTGAGGCACGCGTCGCGATGGCGCGTACGCGTCCGAAGCTTATTGGCGGTGAGCGGGCCGTCTATCAGCTGCCGCAGGATGCAGCGGGCAACTGTGAATAA